The window TTTGCTCTTTGCCCGACCACAGATCCACACCCTGGAGCGCAGAATTAGAAACCAGCAAACAATAAGGTCCACCTTTGTGAAACATTCACATGCTTACACTTATCATTGAGGAGTTTATGAGGCCAGTAATAAAGCCGATCCGCTCACGATTCCTCTGACAGCTACTCCAGATGAGATGAATTTTGAGTGCCAGGTGAACAGAGCGACCACCCGTTGAAAAAAGTCCAAAGTTACATTCTGCATCGCCTTTTAAATCAGACTCCTTCGAAGACCCACAACGGCATGACCCACTTCCTGACAACACAGTCGGATTGCACTCGGATTGTGTGCTAGTTTATTCCCCGCCTCAACAAGGCCAGGAAACACGCACAAATGTGTATTACCAATGATATCTACCATAATCAAATAATTCTTAGTGAATAGAGATACAAGACACCTTTGCAAACACCCAAGACAAAGATGACTGACAGCTTCCTCGTCAAAGTTTCATCACAGCTATCCTGATTTCGCTTCCTCTCTCTTTATCTACTTTTAGGAAATAAACTTGGGAGCGCAGGTGCTGTGCAATCCCAAAAACCTGTGACATATGATAGTATGAGTCTTATGAAACCTGTAGCTTCTGTAATGCTGGTTAAATGTTAATATATCGTCATTTAACCTGATGTTCACAAATCTATTCTCTCATTATATAACCTGTATCGTTTATCAACATAATAACACATTTTTCAGAACTAGTCACAACTTTAAGCTACTGTCATTTATATATAGCACAGAATACATTGGTCTTATGTAACAGGGGCTCAGTCCAATGCAATGTCACACTGGACATCAAGGCAACACTTTACGAACCTGCAGCACAAACACATGGTCTAATATTAACCCTACTCATGAATACAGCTACAGCTACAGGTCAAACACTATTTATAAAACGCCAGTGTCAATGCATAAAGGCCACGAGAGCAGATGACATTTACAGTGAACACTTTACGTTGCATTAGTATGAATGAAAAGGAGTGTCTATTCACAGAGCCTGCGATTATTAACGGTGCTGCTGCGCACATGAGCGACGGACGCAGCGACATCTCAGATATTAGAttcaaaacactttcattgtgtgCCACTTACTTTCTGAGAGTCCATCACTAGGATCGCAGACGAACCGAGTTCAGTTCATGCACAGTTGAGCACGTCGAGAGCACAGAAGGCGCTCGCTCGATGATTCCCACTGAACAAGAGGATACTGAGCATGCGCAGTGAGCGTCTCTCACGGAGGACTACGACATTACGAAAGCAAAGTGTGTGACACACCAGGGACCGATTCTCCTCTGGCTACACAGATAAAACATCATGCCAATAATTAAGTGGCTATGTTAGCTTACAATACTGACTGAACTGTGTATAGGGTCAATTACAGAAGACTGAAGGGATGCAGATGATGAACCTTGATATGTCCCTCACTGGTCGCTTGGCACAGTCAGAGGTGGACAGAGAAACTAATGAGTCATACTCGAGGATATCTtcccagaaaatgactttggtagaagttgaagttgccgttttaaatattacttgagtaaaagtcttatgtgatatttattgtacttaagtacaaaaagtatttttaaaatcttaaaagtacttaagtattgaaagtaaaagtacaagtaaatttAGAATGGAAAaagaagcatgtgtgtgtgtgtgtgttcagaagcaagcttgtgttcagttttaactattttttCCATTTTGTACTTTTGGATAGGAATAAGAAGCACTTGATCCGGTACTTGGTGTATTTCatttcaacaaaataatttctggaatgtgcatctgaaatagcatttagatgtatctcagaggggacgtgcatttaaactgcagataCACTTGTATAAATAGacctaatgtatatatatatatatatattttttttttttttttacataaaaccttgaatactgatatttgaaataatttaaaacattaagaagaaaaaaaagtcgaaatgtgaaattaaaaccaccagtaggtgacaGTAAGTGAATGTTATTGAttgagtcattgagattcaaccgattcattcaaatgactgattcattcagagaCAAAGCActtgactgtgttaatgagtgaatcactgaatcatttattcagccGATTCGTTCAAATAGCTGATCCATTTAATAAAGTAAACGCCATCCATTGCTCAGAGTGCAGTGCTGCGATCTGTTTAGAACTATTTTTGTTgccaaaattgagcaaaaacaagcaatattaagTAATCTATTACTCTGTGTGTGATTTTGCAATATAGCCAACTTATTAAAatcagattgcacatcattacatTTACAACAACTCTTACTGTATTAACGCAGATGATGCTGCATGTATCGCACACCCCTGACTCTTGTTTGCACACGAGCAAAGATGTTTTTAGAAATCTAACTTGCAAATACTAGACCACTGATTCATCAAACCTTCATCGaagtatttttgctttgttaCATAACACCACTGGGCACAGGTCATGATTTCAAAGACATTTACAGCAAGATCAAAGCATAAAGGATGAATTAGTCATCTAACCTTAAATTGAGAGAATGTGTCTGTGTCCCAAACATTGCTAAATGACTAATCAATATTCTGGAGACAAATAGCAAATGGATAAACAGTGCATCCTTTGGtggatttttatattattataagcaGGCTGGAATTGTGCAATCTTTGTGAATGTGATGGATTCAAGTGCAATAGATGGTCACATAACTAGAGCCTAATGcataatttttatgtaaaattggGCAGATATGGTTGCATGAAGCAGGACATCCACCTAGTAGCTACTGAACTACAATGTTCATCCATGTACAATGCTCAGCAATCAACAAACAACCACAGCAATCCAACAACAAGAATGAATAAACTATGCAAtagcacatgcaaaaaaaaaagacagctaaGGATATTCTTACCAACAAATAATGTGATTGAATCAGATGAGAGCTGTCAGCTGACACCAGAGGAAATGAACATCTACTGCCACACAGTGGACTTACACAGGTGTGACACATCAAGAACTTTCTGAAATACTCTCTGAAATAATCTGAAAAATGTGGTCAATTCAGTTATTATCATATGTTAACATCTGTAATGTGGAACAgcttattcaggacagtactaaataaaacgaatgcagctttttattttatgacaaacagATGTTTTGACATTAATTCTGTTAAATAATTCAGTTTTACATTCTATTTTATCATTTTCAGAAATATGAATAAAAGAAATATCATGTGTTTTTTATTCTTCAACCAGAGCTGGGttgattacttacaaattgtagtctgTTGCTGAATCCAAAttacataacaaaaaatatagtcagtaatgtaatccattacattacattacacatataatcagagtgtttttttttatttattttagaactaACTCATTTATCACACAGATTTAAATTGGATTATCTTATATCATGTCGATATAAAAATGCAAAGAGTAAGAAAATATACTATTCCATGACAACatgaatttcattaaaaaataactttatcaaggtttcccaaactggggttcatGAAGGAACTATGGGTGGGTTTGTGAGTTTAATGAAgagttaataattaattaaatcataaagattaaaaaataaaatctatcaaAATAAAACCCTTTCTAACAAATGTAAGTTATTTGtctacctgcatgtcatgtgaccattaactgtgaacatgcaaatgtgacaattaatcataaaatatatatatatttattttaagatctcaggggtactttaaataaatatattatggctgacaaaaaaaaaattgtgaatccCTGCATTATATTTGAATAAGACATAAcgtgaatttgtgcattttaatgtgtttgaaagacaaaagccTTTTAAAGAAAAGCAATACATGGTTAAATAGTAAACTGAGTGATCATTCTCGGTCTCGTGTGGTGAAAGGTGACACTTGACCATAATCTGTTCTCGCAGCTGCTCAGCCATTGGCTGCTTCACACGTCAATCAAAAGCTCAAAGTTGCAGTAAAGTAGAGGATCCAGTTTGGAGGAGGAAGTTGTCGGGTAATTTGTGAATGCATTGGGACAGGTGATCTTGGACAGATTCATCTTTTCTGTTTGTTATTTTGACAGTGAGTTCGTCTTGGTGCAGAATGGAGGGCCGACACGACAGTTCACCCATGCAGGCTTTCGAGAAGGACGTTTTGGAAATGACTTGTGAAGATGTTTATGACATTTCTTACGTGATCGGCAGAGATTTATTAAAAGTCAACACAGGGAGCCGGGAGTTCTCGGATTTACAGTTCAAAATCGTCCGCGTGCTGGAGATGTTTGAGACCATGGTGAACAAATACAACCTGTCCCTGGAGGAGCTGAGGATGGAGCTGGAGAACATGAAGCGACAAGCGGAGAGAGTTGTAGCAGAGGGTTCGAGCGGTAACACGGTGAGTGCCGGGGTCATGTGGAGTTCACCGTCTATACGTCACACTCGGTTCCATTCATTCCATTCAAAGGAATATTTCCGGTTAAACTCAGTCGACAGCATTTATAATGATGATTATcaccaaaaaaatatttgtactcATCCttcctttaatttaaaaaaggagGTTATAACGAGGCACCGACTTAAACTTAAaacagtagttcacccaaaaatgaaaatgtactcctttggtcatccaagattaggatgagtttgtttcttcatcagttctgtagaaatgtagcattgcttcAGTGTcccatcaatggatgctctgcactgcagtgaaagggtgccgtcagaatgagagtccaaacagctgataaaaacaccacaataatctaCAGCACTCCAGTCCGTCAGTTAacatcattttggggtgaacatcTCATTTAAAAGCTCAAATTTGAAACTTGAAAACACTTACAATAATTGGTATTTAATTCTGTATTACTTGAGCTGTAaagctggtttaaaaaaaatcattttttgcagTCGTTTATGGTTTATTATTGTGCCGTCTGTGACTGTACTACTGAAACggagtattttaaagtttaagtatGGGCCTTATTTACTTCTTACACACTAAACTCGTCACTATAACtcatatatttgctttttatatgTAAAGAAAAGAAGGGGTGAGTGGTAATCATTATGTCACAAATGCTGTCAATATATTCCTTTGCCAAACTATGTATATTGCATAAGAGATGCATCAGTTAAAGTAGACACGCAAATCAAAATTGACGTACTGATGTATTAATGCATGTGAATGGTCTCTGGATATTTGACTTATTTAAAAGCTTGACAGCAAAAGGTTTCTTGCCATAAAGAGTCGCCGTCTATTTCCAGTTTGTGCACACACTTATATATACAAATTGTAT of the Carassius gibelio isolate Cgi1373 ecotype wild population from Czech Republic chromosome A5, carGib1.2-hapl.c, whole genome shotgun sequence genome contains:
- the LOC127990381 gene encoding RILP-like protein 2 isoform X1 translates to MEGRHDSSPMQAFEKDVLEMTCEDVYDISYVIGRDLLKVNTGSREFSDLQFKIVRVLEMFETMVNKYNLSLEELRMELENMKRQAERVVAEGSSGNTQTVGPNQLVVDSKDPNRPRFTMQELKEVLQERNKLKAQLLVAQEELQLYKSGVLGSEQKMVEVNLETLPQSEAAPSSGTEENREKSTIQKLFSFRQK
- the LOC127990381 gene encoding RILP-like protein 2 isoform X2; this encodes MEGRHDSSPMQAFEKDVLEMTCEDVYDISYVIGRDLLKVNTGSREFSDLQFKIVRVLEMFETMVNKYNLSLEELRMELENMKRQAERVVAEGSSGNTTVGPNQLVVDSKDPNRPRFTMQELKEVLQERNKLKAQLLVAQEELQLYKSGVLGSEQKMVEVNLETLPQSEAAPSSGTEENREKSTIQKLFSFRQK